The Rhodohalobacter sp. SW132 DNA segment TTTTGTGCATGTTTTTTAATCCGTAGCCGAGCCATTCCGAAAGTAAAATGCGTATCAGCCGGCTATGCAGAATCATCACCTGGGAATCGTCTTTTCCATCCAGGAGCGTTTTAATCCGGCTGTCGGCTCTTTTAAATACCTCTTCCGGGGATTCACCTCCGGGAATTTTGAGCGACACATTTCCGGATGCCCACTCCGTGTGAATTCTTTCAATTTCTTCCAATACTTCGGTTTTTCTCTTCCCCTCAAAGTCACCAAAATCCATCTCATCCAGATCTTCAAAAGATTCGATCGGCATACCGAGTTTAGATGCCAGCGGCTGCGCTGTCTGTATGGAGCGCATCATGCTGCTGGCCACAATTTTCCCTACTTCTTCTTTTTCAAGGGCAGCCGCTATCTGCAGCGCCTGTTTCTGGCCGGTTGCATTCAGCGGCGCATCGATGCCCCTGCCCTGAAGCATCTGCTTACGGTTGAAATCTGTTTCACCGTGGCGAATAATAAATAACCGGGTAAGGCTCATTTTTTCTTTTTCGTATTGAATTTGATCACTGCATCCTGCACATGCTTCTCCAGCCGCTGTACTTCCTGCGGTGCGATGTTCTCTTTCATTGAGTATCTGACCAGCAGCATTTTCAGTACACGGTCGTTTAACGGAAGTTTATCTTTCGCTTTCTTTTTATCAAAACGGTCCCAAAAACGCCTGAGAAGGCCGATTTTGAACAAGAAAAAGAAAATCACACCAAAAAAAAGAGCCAGGTACATGCCGTTGATTCCCATCAGGCTGAGAAGGAGCCCGGCCGCTAACAGCTGCACAAACTCGTGATGGATCACCCGCAGAACCGGCAGCATTGAAAGAGAGACAAACGCACTTTTATTGAAGTACCACCAGAAATGGAACCCAAATGTTACTGCCGCGGCGATCCACGGGTTAATAACAAAGGCCAGGGCAAAGTAGAGCAGCATGGCCAGGGAGTCGGTGCTGTCGATCCAGAGGATTGATTTGTGTATGAGCGATTCGAAGGAGTGCTTTTTCAGGATTCCGGGTACGTACTCCTCTACCGTTTTCCGGGTTGCAAAAAACCAGTGGCCGGCTGACGATATGGTCGACACCGGTGATTCTAATATATTTATTCTGTGCGAGCTATTTCCAAACATAGACGTAAAGATACTCGCTATATCTTAAAAATCACAGGTTCAAGTTCGGGCAATCGTCACAATAGCAGATTGAATGCCTATTTCCCTGTTCAGCATTCCTGCCAGTTCAAACGTTGTGGCGCCCGTGGTGTAAACATCATCCACAATTACTGCAAAACACTCATCAGCCGATATATCACCGGCAAGCTGAAAGGCTCCGCTCAGGTTTTTTGTCCTTTGCCGGCTATTCAGTCCGGTCTGTGTTTTTGTTCTTTTACGACGTATAATAGCGCCTTCCGGGATCAGATCAATACCGGCAGCCCGGTTTATTCCCTCTGCAATGACTCTCGATTGATTATAACCCCGTTTTCTGTATCGCTTTTTGTGCAGCGGTACAGGGATCAGTAGCGTCTTTTCTGCGGATTGATGAAGATTTTCAAGAATCTGGTTTCGAACAAGTGCTCTTCCAATCTCTTTCCCAAGCCTTCGGCCCACTCCCGCAAGATGATCGTATTTCAACTTGTGGAGCAAATCCTGCAGGTATCCCATTTTATCAAATTGCCAGAGCGCGTACCGGAATTGTACAAAGTCCGGCAACAGGATCGATTCGTCTTCATGATCAGGTTCAAAACGCGAGCGGATGCAAAATTCACAAATTATCTCTGTTCTGCTGATGGTAACATCACCACAACAGGCACAAACCGGCGGAAAAACAAGATCTCCAATCGCGTTTCGGAATCGTTCTGCATTTAAAAAAGCCATCAATTCGTTTATTTATTATTGTGGATGTGTACTCTCTGTTCTTTTATGATCAGATTTAGCACCATCCCTTACACTTTTTTGACACGCTGAAAACCATTCGCTTCTTATGATTTCGATTCTGAATGCTTAACTTCACTAAATCCCTTTTAGATAGGCTCAGATTTAATTAGATTTCATGTTGTTCACTTTAAAACAAAAGCATTCAAATGCCATCAATAGGAAATGATCTCGCTTCGATTCGTGCTCACAAAGGTTTATCAATCGAAGACATTCATAAAGCAACACGGTTACCTCTGGACACTCTTCAATCTATTGAAGATGGATCTATTTTCATGGATAATAAAGAGATTAACACCTATATCCGCAGCTTTGTGCGGACGTATGGCAGAGCACTCAAATTAAATGAAGATCAGGTAACCCGCGCGCTCGACCAGGAAGAGCTCGGTAATTACAACCATCTGTTACTTCAGGATTTTCCGGAGATTCGAAAAAAGAAAGGATTACAGGAAAATGAAGAATCGGATGAAGATGAGAGTAAAGAACGTTCCGGTAAGATTGATGACGAGAGTGATGAGTTAACCGACCTTGAAACCGATGCAGAAAAAACCGACTCATCCAAGCCAAAAAAGAATGTAAAAAAGTCACCAACCTGGACGTTTGAAGATGAAAAGGGTGAGAAACAAACCCCGCCTTCCGAAAAGAGAACTTCTGCTTCTTCTGCTCGCAGAGAGCCGGATATGGGAAACATAAATTGGTCAGGTTTAAGCCATGACTCTAAAAGAAAACGTGCACAACCATCCGTCTGGATTATCAGTGCCGGGTTGATTGTTATTTTGATTGTTACTGCGGCTATCCTGATCACACAGTTCGGATTTTTCACATCAGACGATGTTCCTCCACCGGAAAGTGTGGGAGCCGAGCAGCCGCTGCCCGGCGCTCCGGAAAGTGAAGAACAGAATCTGGCGCTTGATCTCTCGGATAACCAGCAGGAACAGCCTTCTGCTCCCGCCGTTCTTGAGGATACACTCCATGTAACCGTCTACGCTGCTTTTGACCGGCTGGATCCGGTGCGCGTCTGGAGTGACCTTAAGCCGCGGATTGATCCCTACTGGCTTGATCAGGGAACTGCGTACAATTATGAATTCCAGGATACGGTGCGAATAAGAGGAAGCTACTCCAATATGCTGCTATTCCTTAATGGGAATCGTATCGATAACTTCCGCGGTCAGTATTTCAACGAAGAGGAAAACGCTGTGGAACTCACCCGGGACCTGTTCGATTCTGATCCCCGATGGGCTACACCGGTTCCTTTTGAACTCCCGGCGAATGCGGCTGAACCTGACACTGTCTTGACCCGTCCCTCCTTTTTTTAAATACCAGATAAAGATTTTTTTGTTATGGACATGAAGCAGGCGAAGCGTCGTGTTGGTGAAATCCGTGATCTTATTGAACGGGCAAACCGGGCCTATTACGACGATGCCAAACCGTTTATCAGCGACAAAGAGTTTGATGAAGCCCTGAATGAACTGCGGGAACTTGAATTGGAGTTTGACCTGCAAACCGAAGATTCTCCTACCAGGCGCGTTGGCGAAAAACCTACCGACCAGTTCCCTACCGTTGAGCATCCCGTTGCACTGCTCAGCCTGGACAACACCTACAATCCCGACGACCTTAAAGAATTCGATAGAAGAGTACGTGATCGACTGGCGGACAACGAGTTCACATACGCTGTTGAACTAAAATTTGATGGTGCATCCATACGCCTTCGATACGAAAACCGTCAGCTCGTGCTTGGCACTACCCGTGGAGATGGTGAGCGGGGTGACGACATCACATCCAACATCAAAACGATAAAAGATATTCCTTTAACCTTACCGGAACACTCTCCCGATCTGCTCGAAATTCGCGGCGAAGCTTATATGGAGAAAGAAGCTTTTGTACGGTTAAATCAATTCCGGGAGGAATCAGGTCTGCAGCCGTTTGCAAACCCGAGAAACTCTACGGCTGGA contains these protein-coding regions:
- a CDS encoding histidine phosphatase family protein, with product MSLTRLFIIRHGETDFNRKQMLQGRGIDAPLNATGQKQALQIAAALEKEEVGKIVASSMMRSIQTAQPLASKLGMPIESFEDLDEMDFGDFEGKRKTEVLEEIERIHTEWASGNVSLKIPGGESPEEVFKRADSRIKTLLDGKDDSQVMILHSRLIRILLSEWLGYGLKNMHKIEHSNGAINLIIKNGTAIEAEYLNSIVHLT
- a CDS encoding ComF family protein, whose protein sequence is MAFLNAERFRNAIGDLVFPPVCACCGDVTISRTEIICEFCIRSRFEPDHEDESILLPDFVQFRYALWQFDKMGYLQDLLHKLKYDHLAGVGRRLGKEIGRALVRNQILENLHQSAEKTLLIPVPLHKKRYRKRGYNQSRVIAEGINRAAGIDLIPEGAIIRRKRTKTQTGLNSRQRTKNLSGAFQLAGDISADECFAVIVDDVYTTGATTFELAGMLNREIGIQSAIVTIART
- a CDS encoding RodZ family helix-turn-helix domain-containing protein, yielding MPSIGNDLASIRAHKGLSIEDIHKATRLPLDTLQSIEDGSIFMDNKEINTYIRSFVRTYGRALKLNEDQVTRALDQEELGNYNHLLLQDFPEIRKKKGLQENEESDEDESKERSGKIDDESDELTDLETDAEKTDSSKPKKNVKKSPTWTFEDEKGEKQTPPSEKRTSASSARREPDMGNINWSGLSHDSKRKRAQPSVWIISAGLIVILIVTAAILITQFGFFTSDDVPPPESVGAEQPLPGAPESEEQNLALDLSDNQQEQPSAPAVLEDTLHVTVYAAFDRLDPVRVWSDLKPRIDPYWLDQGTAYNYEFQDTVRIRGSYSNMLLFLNGNRIDNFRGQYFNEEENAVELTRDLFDSDPRWATPVPFELPANAAEPDTVLTRPSFF